AGAGCAAACCCTTCTTAGTAGTCCACTGAAAAAGTAACATTTCTTTACAGCCATTGGAACTGAAAGCTTAGAACTGATAGTTATGACAAAGCCAAGAAGTCTGTAATGGAAAATGGGTACATGGCACCTGAACTTGAGAGGttgacccacttcactacaatgtttgcttgttgaaatgtttattgcgggtgatgatatatgaatctcatgaggtcgttgtctacttttctcacccacagatttaattgttcaccttgacggCTTATTTTCGGATGACTAGCTTCAATTAGCAGTGATCAATATTATAATGACTTGTTTTCCACTGCTATATTATAGGAACAAACGCCTTGTTACCTTGTGAAAatgacaataaagttgtctatcttaacactgaacttattcaaatagaattcaacaatggtggcataggaatgacaactgtatatactgattatattaaagtttttttgaacaattacatttagacaaaacattagcacagcaacagcataaagacgtccatgttATAGGGTTGATCTTAGTAGAATGAATGCATTGAACAGCTGTGCATAACTCACGCAAGATAGGCAGGCGCGATATTTATGTCACGatttaaaacggaaaacaaaaaagttaccAGTACGCAATGTTATCTATCATTGACGTCATGTTTCGTAAAGCAGGCATCTGAAAATAAGAATTCTATATGCTATTCGATTTGTATACTATAATATCCCTTTATTATCACAAGTCTATTAGCAAATGGCAAACTTTTAAAGCTTTTCAGTAGCAATATACAAGCATCTGTGCATTCAAATTCTGTTATTGAAAATTACTGCAATGCTTAAAGCGATCTTTATATTCTTCATAGTTTTGATTTTGTCTTCAGATTTTCGTTATCTCTAAGTAGTCGGCGCAATATCTTGCCACTCGCTGATTTAGGAATGGAGCTGACAAATTCAACTCCTCCTCGAAGATGTTTGAAAGAAGATAATTTGTCTGGAAAATAAAACCATTAAATATATTATATGAAAATAGGCCTGaattttgaaacacaaaaaatgaataCGTAAAATTAGAAATGGTATGGAACATACAAATTGACTGAGTTTAAAAAGCACATATCATAAGGTCCACTCACTTATTAGTCACAAACCATTATAAGCGAATTCTTTACATTTCCTAGGATTAATTAGTTATGCTAAACACTTCATTTGTGGATATAAAATTGTTAAGTGAAAAAGCtcttcatattttcataataaaatttcataatGTTGGTTACGCAGGCTATGCATCATAAAAGTCATTAGGCTACTCAATACTAACCGTAAGAAGAACAAGAAGTAAAaatgataacaaaataaaGGTACCACAAGCAAAAGCGCCACCGTACTGGTAAGTGTAAACTAAGGTTTAACAAAGCGCTcccatttttcaaaaaataccaTTTCGCAATACTTGGTATAACTTATCAGAGAATGTACCATCAAATAACAAATTGGTAGTACTGGcatttgcatttttatcagaaaaataaaaccaagATATAATTTTGTCTCATGCTCTTGTATACATTGTACAGAACAAGCAatcaaaagaaatttgaattaaaagtaGTCCAACTGAACTTGATTATGAACTTTTGTAAAGATGAAAATATGGTTGTAATTGTGTGCAGTATCGTAGGAGTGTAGAATGTGAGCAGCCGTTTATCATTGACCATATATGCGTTGTTTGCTGTTTGACAGGGCAGGTCTTTGCAAGCTTGGTTACCAAGCAACTCACACAAGTTTGAAAGAGATGGTCAAGCTGTACCCATAGTGTCTTCAGCAGGTAGTGGCTTATTAGGCAACTCGGTAATGCATGGACAAAGCTGTGCTGGTACAGATGGTGATTTGTCTCCTGCCATCTACTCTTTGTTCTGACCAAGGCGTTTTCCAAACTGAGAAAAGGTGGCTGCTTAAAAAGTTTGGGATGGATTGGTGATGTGACTTCGGGAAACTTTCCAGAACTAACCCAGTGAAATAGCGGGAAAGATGGCATTATTTAAAGTACAGAATGTAATATCATGGTTGCTTGTCGAAAGCCATCAGACAGCCTTAAGAGTGGAGGGTTGTTGAGGGTCAAAAAGTATGCAGATCATACTAGCGAATTCAGGAGCTTGGAGCATTGAGCCATTGACCCAATAGACTTCTAAGTTTTGAGGCCACAAGTATTTTAAGTCTCTAGTCCTTTTTGTTCATctcagtttatttttatttgtgactCCCTTGTACAGTAGAAGCAACTTAGCATTGGACCGACACTTTGGGACTAAACTACTTTGGTCATAATTAGTGATGGAACAGTTAACACCAGAATTGGTATTAAAAGTCAATTATCTTTTGGGAATCGACTTAGGAAGCTTTGTTATGAGATTTACGATTCccataaataatttttttataaagtaaGTTTACAGACCGATTCAGTCTATCAGTTTATCAATCGTGGGTGCTTGAGCAGTGAGAAATCAGTCTAAATAAAATGACTCTTTCAGAGCACCAAGGGTAAATACACCTCACCTAAAACATTATTGTTCTAATGTCAACTAATCGATCGTTAAACGAGTAACAAACTGAAATATcttcattaaaaatatttctgtatgACATTACATTATTTGGAAATCAATCTATTGTAATGGTAAAAAACTACCTTTGACAAAACTTTGCACTTGGGAAGCAGATAAACTTTCAATTCGTTTCACAACAAATGCCATTGGGACTTCACCAGCTTCTTCATCAGGGATGCCGATTACAGCAGCATCTGCTATTTCAGGATGATCCATCAAGACATGCTCAATTTCAGCTGGAGGAACctgaaaattttaatcaaaatactcaAAAGGGACCATTGTTAAATATAGTTtttgaaagttgtttttatgtcaAAATCTTTTATCTGCATGATCAAAATATCTCCAGCAGGTAGCTACAAGGGAATGGCTGATAAACATGCACTTAAACAAAACGTGTGTAAGattaaaacaagcaaaagaAATGTTAGAAAATCTATATGTTGTAACAGCCAAATTAACTCCGTTACATATGTATCTAACACATAAGGAGATAAAGAATGATCTTACACTCATTTACTTGAAAACCTTTATATTTGATAAGTTCCTTTGCACGATCTTTTACATAGAACTGATTAAACTCATCATAGTAACCAATGTCTCCAGTATGTAAAAATCCATCTTTTTCCAAAGTATTTGCAGTTGCTACTGGATTGTTATAATACCCGAGCATAATCTAagacaaatttaaaataatctaaTAGTACTAAGAGTTAGCCATTATTTAATAAAGTCGAATATAAGAATTTTGACTAATGATGAGTAACTACTAATTAATCATAATAATAACGACCAATTTCACTTCCTGTGAtaaaaatttactgtataaagcGTGGAAGGTATCACATATAACATAGCACAAGACTTCAGAAATGATTCTTTGTACTCAATTAAAGGTAAAGTTATGGACAGAGCTAGTAAACATGGATTGTAACGTTCGTAATAAAACTTGCCTCTGGCCCCTTCACCAACAGTTCACCAACTTCATTTGGTCCTAATTCTTTTCCTGTTTGCAAATCACAAACCTGAAAGTAAGCAAAAGCATAACGTAAAAATTAAGTGGTTGGTTGGGTTTGTGTAACACTAAAATAGAACTTATTATAAGAAAGCATGATCGTTCACCTTCATACTATTAAGTGGAGCTACTAATCCAGACGCATCACTTGATATTCTCCAAGCCATTTTATTGAGTATAACAGCTACACCACTAGTTTCTGTCATGCCCTAACCTTCTTAAACAAAGCATGATGAAGCATTAATAGTTCAGGAATCAGCTTCACACTTCAGAAAAATCACTCAAAGCATTTGTCATTGATTAACTGTAACAATAGGACTATTTGACATACCTAGATCGACgttgcaattaaatttttttgcaacaaGAGTAGCCAGGCTGGGTGATACTGGTGCGGCACCAACAATCATAGATTTCATAGTTGATAGATTGTGAGTTTGTTCAATATTGCTTTTTGCAAATGCCAATAACATCGGGGGTACTACAGCACAAGATGTGACCTACAAATTTCAAGACATTTTTTCATTGACAATATctattatttttatcaaaggtAAACTTAACAGAAAAAAACCTTGCAATAACTGAAACTTTATACCCAATGATATGTGCAAAATGGTTGCACATGTAACGATAGACAATTAagaataatttattaaattaatagTTTAGATGACCTTGTAGGTTATTAATGAAAAATGCGCCCAGAAATTTCAAAGTTTCCACGTCCATGAGAATATTAATGTGTTGTTAGCTTGCTGTTAGCAAACCAACTCCAACTTTcattatttgttaataaatcagttaaaattgattttaagtAATGTTAACCAACACACAAAGTAAAACATCAGTGGCCAATTGACAAAAATGCTTGGGCATGTGAACCAATTGTTCCAATGCAGATGAAGCCTGTTATGAAAAACCTGTTATGTTGTAAACCTGTAATGCTGTTTACAAAACTTGGCAAATTTTTCTGCTTCTAACCAATGTGATTATTCCCGTTATACCTTTCTGCAGTGAGAAAGTGTTTTACTGTTGCAGCTACGAACAAATGTAATGTGTGTATCAAGCTAAGTGCGGTACGTTGCTCATGATTAACCTTCATGATTGCATGCTCCTTTCTTGAATCAAAACAAGTGATTAAGTGATTGAATTCCAGAAATGCGAGCAAAACGTCCGTGTGAAAAAATAGATCAAATCCTGTTACCCAGGTGAAAGGGGCATTTTGAATTCAAAATTAGGATTTAAATCCTCTGTAAATGGTATTCTGAATTGTCCATACTGTACTTATGCACATGATACAGAAACTATGGTTTGCACGCttacaaaatataataagGTGCATATAAATTACAATAGTAACTTtcgttttaacaaaaatacaatgcaTCATGTATTCACACAAAGttcatcaataaaataaatcatacTAACTTTGTATGTTTCTATTGCTTTGGCCATTCTCTCCAAATCAAATCTTTCATCAAGAACAAGTGTTGAACCCTGTTCCAGGTAAGAAAATGATCTTAACATTCCATAAATATGGAATAATGGAAGCACTAAATATTCCACATCTTGGAGAAAAGTTTTCCAGTAAATTCTTAAAATGAATATGGAggttatttacaaaatacaacAGAAGAAGAATCTatgaaaaacattaaatttccTAATGCAAGCCTTTATAAGCTGACAAACTATAGATAAATTCTTTTACTTTAATGCAAGCTGATGAACTGCAAAATTGTagcataaaaaaaacatactaTCAAATATATACTACATTTGCCACCAGGCCTAGTAACAGAACTGTAAATGCTATTCTGgagtaaaaaacaaaatacattcTTTGCCAACATTTTAATGACCCCTGTTGCAACAACCTGTTATTTTAAGTCATTTTTTATTCGAAGAGCACTTATTCTATCACGTCATAAatcacaaaatataaaaaggaTCTTAAAGGTCACAACAAAGCACATTTTACCTAACAATAAAAAGTGATGACACAAAACTATAATGACTCAGCATAACGCCTTTCGGATTGCCTGTTGTGCCACTGGAATATGGAAGTACCAATATATCGTTAAATACATCCACTTTTACATTGTTTGGGTAATAGGTACCATCATCAACTGAAAGCAATGATTTAAAGGAGCGAAAACCAACATAATCTCCAAACACAATTACTTCCTAAAAAAAGATCagttaaaacatttcacaGTTTCATATCTCAAGTAAGACCTCTACTTTTGTCTCTATTAGTTTATCGCAAATTATTACTTACACAAAAAAGTTTCTGAAAACCTCTAACTATGGCATAAACGTATTATTCACATACATTCGCTGTTGAAAGCTGTTCTGTTACTGCTTTCACTTTTTTGGCATGTTCAGGAACAGTAAAGACAAACACTGGCTTTGAATCCTTAAACTGCTGCATTATCTCATCTGACATACACAAGAAAGTTTTAATCTTTCAGCTATATTAAGTagattttttgtgaaaagaCTTACTAACAGACTAGTTATATATAGTTAAAGAGTTAACTAATGGTATAATATCAACCTAACCACAAAAAGTTATACCATACAAATGCATTACATGATGTATAAAGGGGATTGCATGTTGTGATAGTACTACCACACAGGGCTGTGGCCAGAAATACAAACATAAACTCTGGTATATTGGGAGAACAAAGAGCAACAATGTCTCCTTTCTGTAAACCGTTcctttttaaaaaacttgcacaTTTCCTCACAATTTCTGCAATTTCTTGGTAAGTGTATGATTTTTCATTGAATGCTGAaacctaaaaatatttttctgaacCAAAATTGCCAACAgtatcaaaaatattaatttagaGTTAGATTATCGATATATATCAATGATTAACAGCAAAAAATGAACATATAAAATTTAGTTAACACATTGGCCAATATCACTTGGTTACTTACACAAAAAGTGTTTATTTATGATTTATGTAATTTAAAAGTGTACTAATTTATACAAAACCAACTCATCAAAACCTAGTATATAATTAATAGTCAACACTTACTTACCAATGCAGTTTTTGTAGGAGGATAttgttgaattgtttttaaaacatattcaGCAAAGTTCACCTCTGGCATGCAGATATCTGGAAAGGCACTTTTGATTGGCATTTTGCTCAAAACAAAGATTCTGTGCTTCACAATGACACTGAAATACGTAGAGCAACAAATTATTATAATAAGTACACTTAAATcaaagtttttatcaaatgcaacaacaacaatatgCAGCAATACTGCTAAACATTAGCTGGTTGATGATCAAACAATGAGCACAAGACTTGACTAACCGCCTATTGACTAGCCTTTAGTACCTGACCTTTAGGGAGCCTAAGCCAATGTAAATATTGTCACTTAGGGAATTGCCCAGTGCAAATCCGCCTGAAGTTTAGGCATAGGCTATTACCCAtacaaataagcaaaattGAAGAAACCAATCCCAAGAAATGACTTCAggcaataataaaattttacattacTGCAATGCATTAGCATTCCGTAGATATAATCCGGATGTCTTGTACATTTTAAGCCCTGGAGGCTTTGCCGCTTTTCTCCTGTTTATTGCTTGAGTGTGACTGAGTGAGCATATTTTCGTAACTATTATCATGTTGAAGGTTAGCACCATCTTTTTCGTTCCCCACAGTCattggtgaaaaataaacgataccAGCATGGGAGGATACAAATATGGAATACTTAAAAAATGCTCATCCATCCTTAAAAAGAAAAGTGTTCTAAAAAGGCACCAAGTTCCTTTTTGGGTTATGTTAGGGTAGTTCCCTAACTCAAAACTAttgagcaaaaacaaaacaacgaaTGGTGCAGCTTTGTGCTTTGTTGGTTGCCATAGGCAGAGGAATAGGATAATAACTTTCGGAATGGAAActaaattatgacgtcacgtttGTCATGGGTTAACGCTTCTTTAGCTTAAGAAAGTAAATCCACGTGCTGCACACACTGCAGTAGTCTCTCCAGTTTGCACCCTCGTCCTGACATTCTTGGTAAATCAAAGGTTGCCGTGAGCATTTGGAAACTagtaaatttatttgcaacatTTCCTGGATAATGAATTTGTTCCTTACGTTTATTTTGCATCCTTCAACGCGACAACAACGGCCTTTTATTTAAATCTCAAACAGAAAAAGGTAGGTGAGGTGTGTAGGTTTTTCGAAGTAAGTTAATGTTgcttaaaacaataaactaggcctatataaatTGTAGAAGCAATTGCAGATATCATctgtaaaatatgtttttattagaCACAGCAGGGCGCCACTAATCGTGTACCGGAAAAGCATGTGTGAAGTTACGGTCGCTAAAGGACGTTACCGAGTCACAATAATCTACTTTGTGCATTTACATTTTCGAGCACGCACTTGGCACAATTGACGACAGTATCACAAGGTTTAAAAACAGTCACCAGTTACACAGCGTCATGTTGTAGACTGCTAGCAGTAGATTTTTGTGTTCACATGATCACACTATGCGAACGCATCGTATGGGCTTTGTATTTGTTGCCAGGGATTTGCATAATCCAAGAGGGTGTTTCATGTTGCTGCataaatcataaaacaaaGCTGAAAAGATTAAACAAAGAACAGACAGCAATTAGCTTCAATAACCATACTAGATTTAACTGACAAATTTCTCCATTCTCCATGCTAACGTAACAGTAAAACTCCAGTAATTGAGCCTGCAGTTTTTTGCATTGTAtcatattgtttatttttcgttattGTCTATGGgggaacaaaaaataaaaggctaaatataaataaaataacaattctGCCAGCAAACAATGAGCGGGCAAAAAGCAGCTAAGTGCAAacgcttaaaacgtgcaagaatattgtaaaaaaataataaagaatGGTTGGCACAGTTCCGAACGCCATGtctaatgttttttttatcttgagAAGGCAAAACTTCACAGCTACATGAGAAATAGGCCTACCCTAAACATAGACTTATTCAATGGTCAGTTATACACGTAAATTTTAGCTCACCGGGTTTAAACTCACTGTAATTGTTTCGGCCTTTGGGAGGTTTGAAGGTTTCAACTTTCTATAAAAAACTAGAATTTTTGTCACCGACATCAAAGTTAACGGCCTTAAATACGATTGACGAAAGCGTTATTAGCTCATGTGTAGGCTACACTAAAAAGTTTTGGGAAGCAAGCTGAGGATGAGTTTGAACATGAAGTCGTGTGATACATTGCCTCCGAAAAGCCGTTATATTTCGGTTGATTTGTTGgttgtattttgtaaataagttGTAATAAGGTTAGCTCCTGCTTTTTGTTACCACaggcgaaaaataaatgatgcGATAAGATCGCACATACAAGCATAAACACAGCCGAATATAATGGACGGTAGAAAACCAGTATGTCAATTGAGCCGAAACGTAAAGTAAGCGAAGGTGGTTAGAACAACAAAGTAGGCACTTTACTCACTGGATCGAAATTTTGTGCTCGAAAGATTTAGTTCAAGTGAAGACATCATAAGCACGTGATTGCGTGATCGCTCAGAGAGTGGAAAACTGAAGAACGAGTCTTTTTCGCTTGGGCTCTGGCGTGCCTTTGTTTCAGGAAGTAGGAAACCTCTCCTTTGGTGTGGTTCGTGGTTTATTGTGTTTCTCGCTTACAATAAAACGTGTGAGTGCCGTTTAAGCTGTTATGTAAACATTAAAGCaacatgttttgtttgcatggtaagaaataatttaattttgttggcTATTTGCAATGAATGATAATGTGGTAGTGTGAAAAATGAACTACTTAAAACAGTTTAATGtaagttaaaagaatttatgcAGACTATTTGCTACTGAACCAAGCCTTTACTATATGGGTGTTCAAGAATAAAAAGTTAGTTTTTGCAGTACAAAGTTTAATGCTTGGTATCAGTCGTAGCAGCaagtttaaacaattttttagtacttaacaatataaatataaatgctTGCTGGGAGGCAGAGCTGATGATAAGTGTTTGAACATGACAAGCACCAATTGTAGATAGTGTGGTGTTTAGTTCGGAGCTAGCTTATGTGACTAATAACAAGCACTACACCAGTGGTGTCGAACATGTGGCCTGCAcggtatttttcgaaatgacttttattatcaactgaatcgcctacgtaatttatggcaAACTTAAATTCCAAGAAATTggcttttattgtttgctttctttatCTATTGCTTTATACTATAGAGCAATTCATAGTAGAGATAATAGATAATATAGATAATAGATCAATAAATAGATAATGTACTAGTCTCTAGTGCAGGGGTCcacaactgttcaagttaaatttgttgcatcacaatttatttttaagattagaattttggtgtgagggttttaattagaaattagcattaaacactcaagtggcccgcgcaatcattcgtaaatcgcatgtggctCTTTGGCCAAAAAGTTTGGTCACCCCTGCACTACACCATCGCACTGTCTTGTTTGGGTGTTGCTGCATGaatgtaaatatatatatgtttgcATGCATTACTACATTGACAGTCAATATCACtaaaagttttcaattatCACCATAatgaataaatttaatttgtattaCAGTACTTGCATGAGCTTtcttatttgaaatttttatttctatttaacaAAATGATAATTTGAAGAATTTTGACAATCaattgtgctaattgtcacgcaacaaatatattattccactgaaaaaaaaacatataagTCGCATTACaacagaatttttttatttacaaataataTTAAACTTATAATCTTATGCTTTGTTACATATGTCAATCAACAGTATAAAAGTGTTGTAATTCTCAATTTAAttcttaatttaaatttacaaacaagtGCAAATCTCCTGCCAATCAACATGGATTGTGGAATGAAATTagttaaatatttgctttttgtcTTCAATCTTATCTTCTTTGTAAGTGCTATTAATTTTAAACCCTTGTTGTTCAATATTGTGTACTTTAACGTTCTTTGTATTATAAAGTGTAACAAATTGTAATCATTCTCTGtagtatgtatatatattaaatttatcattatataacaaattcataataataacataaaagatatACATTGGAAAAGGATTTGTGTGTTTGTTTAAGTGTTGTATACCATAATCCATTATTTTGTTCATGTTTCAGCTGTTTGCATTAGTTTTGATTGGTCTGGGTGCGGCAGTTGAAATCAAATATCGAAGCCTTGCTAATGTGACTGGAAGTGCTATAACTGTTGCTCCAATCCTAGTAATATGTGTTGGAGtcttgatattttttgttggTGAGTTTTTCTTGCAAATGTATCATGACTCAATTTTTGATGATTAGATAAAAaagatcagtggttctcatgctgttttcttacattttctcaaatttcatgtatttttttgaagaaattatGTTGAGTTTAGTAAATaagttataaacaaaaatgggatagaaaagtttatgaagttgttttctaattttaataTACTTTTACATATAAGTTGATGTGAAACTTGCATTTGTTTGTGCATActgtattacaaaatttgaaaacattaacaaaattCACTATTTATTGATGACATTATAATGACCATCAATGCTGTGCAAATCCCATTATGATCATTAATAATGCTTGGCAAGGCAAGCTTTAATCAgctgttgttttaaaaacaaaaatattcagcACATATTGtaaaaaggttaccatgagaaTTGTAACACAATGCTTATAAGCAAAATATTCCTCCTCTAGCATCTCAACATTCCTTGTCAGGGAGGTGAGAACCACTGAAAAGTGTTGTATGGTTTTGATGCTGTTGACTAATTAAACAAAACCTTGTTTGCATATCGATAATTTTTGTGTAGTTATCGACAAAtcattaaaactttatttctacaaataaaCCTCAATTGTGCTTTCtgattaaaactttaaaattatgtGTCTAGCGTTTTTTGGTTGTTGTGGAGCATACAAGGAAAATTATTGCATGATCACCACAGTaagtaaaaactattttaatacaaacaGTGTTCCTATTAAATCGAAATATGCCTTAGCACAGGAATTACAACAGAAAagatttgttaaattttgtttaacctATTACACTTTTTGCTGATTAATGTCTGCATTGATTTATAACGATGTCATGTGTTTTGTTGTAGTATGCAATAATAATGGCTATTCTTCTCATCCTTGAAATAGCTGCAATTGTTACAGCATATGTGCTTAGAGGAAAGGTATTCTAATATTATAATTTTGCCAATGCATTTGAGTTTTCCAATTAAATATGATACAAGGAAAACGATACATataccagtttctaaatattttaacaattgtAGATTAACACACTTCTGGAAAAATCTTTCACCAAATCCATTGTTGATTATCAGCCACAAAATGCTAAATTATATGATAATCTTCAAACAGAGGTGAAATAAACCTTTCATATTctaattcattttattttattttaaatcatattttatgaTATTCATCGCTTTTTATCAGTtcttgttttctgttttataaCGTGGA
Above is a window of Clavelina lepadiformis chromosome 8, kaClaLepa1.1, whole genome shotgun sequence DNA encoding:
- the LOC143469275 gene encoding CD63 antigen-like, encoding MDCGMKLVKYLLFVFNLIFFLFALVLIGLGAAVEIKYRSLANVTGSAITVAPILVICVGVLIFFVAFFGCCGAYKENYCMITTYAIIMAILLILEIAAIVTAYVLRGKINTLLEKSFTKSIVDYQPQNAKLYDNLQTEFHCCGSYNATSWNLSKKFQDLASTEVGKAKITNPANFYVPDSCCLPNDKFKNCGLYSNRTIYEQGCLPSIEASFKKNIVAVAGVTIAVLVIQLIGIVFACCLMRTIKAQYEVV
- the LOC143469076 gene encoding putative 4-coumarate--CoA ligase 3; translation: MTETSGVAVILNKMAWRISSDASGLVAPLNSMKVCDLQTGKELGPNEVGELLVKGPEIMLGYYNNPVATANTLEKDGFLHTGDIGYYDEFNQFYVKDRAKELIKYKGFQVPPAEIEHVLMDHPEIADAAVIGIPDEEAGEVPMAFVVKRIESLSASQVQSFVKDKLSSFKHLRGGVEFVSSIPKSASGKILRRLLRDNENLKTKSKL